A stretch of the Stigmatella aurantiaca genome encodes the following:
- a CDS encoding SpoIID/LytB domain-containing protein has translation MLRPVAVVLLGLLVSSSAFALETMRIAMSEAGAEVQVSGQGLSSGADTEEATFQPLGTRQAIVRRRGKKLEVNGVAIAGNSVRFRAVGETLGTGESSEKPLKAGGMEVRGDVVVRLYREGLQLINVIPLEDYLAAVLGSEMPVSFPPEALKAQAVAARTYALQKKLEAYGSSFYLGSSVLHQVYGGVNREDPRTLAAVKATRGEVLTYELAPIEAYFHASCGGRTESGLAALQRDLPYLQPAECPCGRLPASRWSATISRSELQSALGGSPSGFKISGRTGTRRASRVSTSDGITLDGPRFRQRLGYTKLKSLDFEVEETSHGYHFTGRGYGHGAGLCQWGAKALADGGSNYRDILSHYYPGTDLQQLY, from the coding sequence ATGTTGCGACCTGTTGCAGTGGTGCTGCTGGGCCTCCTGGTGTCGTCCTCCGCGTTCGCGCTGGAGACGATGCGCATCGCCATGAGCGAGGCGGGAGCGGAGGTGCAGGTGAGCGGCCAGGGCCTCTCCTCCGGTGCGGATACCGAGGAGGCCACCTTCCAGCCGCTCGGCACACGGCAGGCCATTGTGCGTCGGCGGGGCAAGAAGCTGGAGGTCAACGGCGTCGCCATCGCGGGCAACTCGGTGCGGTTCCGCGCGGTGGGGGAGACGCTGGGTACCGGGGAGTCCAGCGAGAAACCCCTCAAGGCAGGCGGCATGGAGGTTCGCGGGGACGTGGTGGTGCGGCTGTACCGGGAAGGGCTCCAGCTCATCAACGTCATCCCCCTGGAGGACTATCTGGCGGCCGTGCTGGGCAGCGAGATGCCGGTCTCCTTTCCCCCCGAGGCGCTCAAGGCCCAGGCGGTGGCGGCCCGCACCTATGCGCTCCAGAAGAAGCTGGAGGCCTACGGGAGCTCCTTCTACCTGGGCAGCAGCGTGCTCCATCAGGTGTATGGCGGCGTCAACCGGGAGGATCCCCGCACCCTGGCCGCCGTGAAGGCCACCCGGGGCGAGGTGCTTACCTACGAGCTGGCCCCCATCGAGGCCTACTTCCATGCCTCCTGCGGCGGGCGGACCGAGTCCGGCCTGGCCGCGCTGCAGCGGGACTTGCCGTATCTCCAGCCCGCCGAGTGCCCCTGTGGCCGGCTGCCCGCCAGCCGCTGGTCCGCCACCATCAGCCGCTCGGAGCTTCAGAGCGCCCTGGGAGGCTCGCCCTCCGGATTCAAGATTTCGGGCCGCACGGGGACCCGCCGGGCGTCCCGGGTGAGTACCTCGGACGGCATCACCCTGGATGGCCCCCGCTTCCGCCAGCGGCTGGGCTACACGAAGCTCAAGAGCCTGGACTTCGAGGTGGAGGAGACCTCCCACGGCTACCACTTCACCGGGCGTGGGTATGGCCATGGGGCTGGGCTGTGCCAGTGGGGGGCCAAGGCCTTGGCCGACGGCGGGTCGAACTACCGGGACATCCTCTCCCACTACTACCCGGGCACGGACCTGCAGCAGCTCTATTGA
- the queA gene encoding tRNA preQ1(34) S-adenosylmethionine ribosyltransferase-isomerase QueA — protein sequence MSSRLSDYDFELPEAQIAQTPLGARDASRLMTLSRSTQACEHRRFSDLPSLLRPGDVLVVNDARVIPARLLGAKAGTGGRVELLVVRPAAPTMTSAALSQAPEALEWICLGQASKGLKPGARVDFTGGLTAEVLEGLGGGEYRVRFQAPPGGSLQALLEQAGRLPLPPYITREPEAADAERYQTLYARAPGAVAAPTAGLHFSEAIFAALAERGIRRVTVTLDVGPGTFLPVREEELDRHKMHPERYGIPEETAAEVNAARAEGRRVVAVGTTVVRTLESATDPATGRLSAGTGETVLFIRPGFAFRQVDLLLTNFHLPRSTLVMLVSALLGRERTLAAYAEAVREGYRFFSYGDAMLVTE from the coding sequence GTGTCGTCCCGTCTCTCCGATTACGACTTCGAGCTGCCCGAGGCGCAGATTGCCCAGACACCCCTGGGCGCGCGCGATGCCTCGCGCCTCATGACCCTCAGCCGGTCCACGCAGGCCTGCGAGCACCGCCGCTTCTCGGACCTGCCCAGCCTGCTGCGGCCGGGCGATGTCCTCGTCGTCAATGACGCGCGCGTCATCCCCGCCCGGTTGCTGGGCGCCAAGGCCGGTACCGGAGGCCGCGTCGAGCTGCTCGTGGTCCGTCCCGCGGCCCCCACGATGACCTCCGCCGCGCTCTCCCAGGCCCCCGAGGCGCTGGAGTGGATCTGCCTGGGGCAGGCCTCCAAGGGCCTCAAGCCCGGGGCGAGGGTGGACTTCACCGGCGGGCTGACGGCCGAGGTGCTGGAGGGGCTCGGAGGAGGGGAGTACCGGGTGCGATTCCAGGCCCCGCCGGGCGGCTCCCTCCAGGCCCTGCTCGAACAGGCGGGCCGGCTGCCCTTGCCGCCCTACATCACCCGCGAGCCCGAGGCCGCGGATGCCGAGCGCTACCAGACCCTCTATGCCCGGGCGCCCGGGGCGGTGGCGGCGCCAACCGCGGGGCTGCACTTCTCCGAGGCCATCTTCGCGGCCCTGGCCGAGCGCGGCATCCGCCGGGTGACGGTGACGCTCGACGTGGGGCCCGGCACCTTCCTGCCCGTGCGCGAGGAGGAACTGGACCGGCACAAGATGCACCCGGAGCGCTACGGCATCCCCGAGGAGACCGCGGCCGAGGTGAACGCCGCGCGCGCCGAAGGCCGCCGGGTGGTGGCGGTGGGCACCACGGTGGTGCGCACGCTCGAGTCGGCCACGGACCCCGCCACGGGCCGGTTGAGCGCGGGGACCGGGGAGACGGTGCTCTTCATCCGCCCGGGCTTCGCCTTCCGCCAGGTGGACCTGCTGCTCACCAACTTCCACCTCCCGCGCTCCACGCTGGTCATGCTGGTCAGCGCGCTGCTCGGCCGGGAGCGCACGCTGGCGGCCTACGCGGAAGCCGTGCGCGAGGGGTACCGGTTCTTCTCATATGGCGATGCCATGCTGGTGACGGAGTGA
- the tgt gene encoding tRNA guanosine(34) transglycosylase Tgt produces MGEPKQKGDTRVAPGLVRFELLHEDPDTKARRGRLHTPHGPIETPIFMPVGTVGSVKGVGPDDLLTLEAQIILGNTYHLMLRPGEALVGEMGGLHRFISWDRPMLTDSGGFQVFSLSEKRKITEEGAAFQSHLDGSRHMLTPERSIDIQETLGADIIMAFDECPPATSERPYLEQSLARTTRWLHRCAKAWGRERSSLFGIVQGGLHEDLRKSHAEEVCAVDLPGYALGGYSVGESPEAMHAGVAYSAPLLPRNKPRYLMGVGTPVDLVTCVAAGVDMFDCVLPTRCARNGLLFTSEGKVVIRNAVYAKDPRPVDPACTCYTCRTFSRAYLRHLFVAGEILAMRLNTLHNLHYFLGLMGQVRRAIAENRYAAFVREFRAQAAAQEAERTRAR; encoded by the coding sequence ATGGGCGAGCCGAAGCAGAAGGGCGATACACGCGTGGCGCCGGGGCTGGTGCGCTTCGAGCTGCTGCACGAGGACCCGGACACGAAGGCCCGTCGCGGCCGGCTGCACACGCCCCATGGGCCCATCGAGACGCCCATCTTCATGCCCGTGGGCACCGTGGGCAGCGTCAAGGGGGTGGGGCCCGATGACCTGCTCACCCTGGAGGCGCAGATCATCCTGGGCAACACCTACCACCTGATGCTGCGGCCCGGCGAGGCGCTGGTGGGGGAGATGGGCGGCCTGCACCGCTTCATCTCCTGGGACCGCCCCATGCTCACCGACAGCGGTGGGTTCCAGGTCTTCAGCCTCTCGGAGAAGCGCAAGATCACCGAGGAGGGGGCTGCCTTCCAGTCCCACCTGGATGGCTCGCGCCACATGCTCACCCCCGAGCGCTCCATCGACATTCAGGAGACGCTCGGCGCCGACATCATCATGGCGTTCGACGAGTGCCCGCCGGCCACCTCCGAGCGGCCCTACCTGGAGCAGTCCCTGGCACGCACCACGCGCTGGCTGCACCGGTGCGCCAAGGCCTGGGGCCGCGAGCGCTCCTCCCTCTTCGGCATCGTCCAGGGCGGCCTGCACGAGGATTTGCGCAAGTCCCACGCCGAGGAGGTGTGCGCGGTGGACCTGCCGGGCTACGCGCTCGGTGGCTACTCGGTGGGCGAGAGCCCCGAGGCGATGCACGCCGGGGTGGCCTACTCCGCGCCCCTGTTGCCCCGGAACAAGCCCCGCTACCTCATGGGCGTGGGCACCCCCGTGGACTTGGTGACGTGCGTGGCGGCCGGGGTGGACATGTTCGACTGCGTCCTGCCCACCCGGTGTGCGCGCAACGGCCTGCTCTTCACCTCGGAGGGCAAGGTCGTCATCCGCAATGCCGTGTATGCCAAGGACCCACGTCCAGTGGACCCTGCGTGCACCTGCTACACGTGCCGCACCTTCAGCCGGGCCTACCTGCGGCACCTGTTCGTCGCGGGGGAGATTCTGGCCATGCGGCTCAACACGCTGCACAACCTGCACTACTTCCTGGGGTTGATGGGCCAGGTGCGCCGCGCCATCGCCGAGAACCGGTACGCGGCGTTCGTCCGGGAGTTCCGCGCCCAGGCCGCCGCTCAGGAGGCCGAGCGGACCCGCGCCCGCTGA